CATTAAACTATTACATGAACAAGGTTTTGATGATATTGAATGGGGAGATGACTTCGGTGCACCACATGAAACTGCTATTGCCAATTCATTTGACAAACCAGTATTCATTACGTGTTATCCAACAGGCATCAAACCATTCTACATGCAACCACATCCTGATCGTGATGATGTTGTGTTATGTGCTGACCTAATTGCACCTGAAGGTTACGGTGAAATTATCGGTGGTTCAGAGCGTATTCATGACTACGAATTATTAAAATCTCGTCTTGAAGAACATAACTTATCATTAGATGCTTATGCATGGTATTTAGAACTTCGTAAGCAAGGATCCGTACCGCATTCTGGATTCGGTCTAGGGTTAGAACGAACAGTTGCTTGGATTTCTGGGACAGAGCATATTCGTGAAACGATTCCATTCCCACGTTTATTAAACCGCTTATATCCATAATCGGTTAGTAATAAACAAAAACAATTGCAAAGTCGCGTAGTGAAATTTCTACGCGGCTTTTCTACTTACTTAGAAAAAAGGAGTCATGTCTACATGAATACAAAAAATAATCGACTCCGTACATGGACCGAGCAGAGAACGATACACATTCCTCAGCTCTTTTTTCAGTTTTATAAGGAGTTAAATATTGAGGATGATGAGGCGCTTATCGTCTTGCATTTACTTGCCTTTCATGTTGAAGGAAATGATTTTCCTACACCAACAGACTTAATGAATCGTCTCACAATGCCTAGTAATGAAATTACATCGCGTTTACAAAGACTAATGCAAAAAGGCTTCCTTGAGATTACTCGTGACGTTGATAAAACAACTGGCAAGCTGTACGAAAAATATTCGGTGTATCCTCTTTGGGAACGTATCTTGCAGATTATAGAATTGAAAGAGCAACAAAAATCAGCAGTTACGCTTCAGCAAGAAGAGGGCGAGATATTCCGTTTATTTGAAGAAGAAATGGGGCGTCTTTTATCTC
This DNA window, taken from Lysinibacillus sp. FSL M8-0337, encodes the following:
- a CDS encoding DnaD domain-containing protein, with amino-acid sequence MNTKNNRLRTWTEQRTIHIPQLFFQFYKELNIEDDEALIVLHLLAFHVEGNDFPTPTDLMNRLTMPSNEITSRLQRLMQKGFLEITRDVDKTTGKLYEKYSVYPLWERILQIIELKEQQKSAVTLQQEEGEIFRLFEEEMGRLLSPLELEKIGSWLDEDRHSPSLIKEALKEAVFAGKLSIRYIDRILLEWKKKNITTPQAAHKQGEQFREKQNLNRPQSRTLQQETQSTNKVPFYNWLEERE